The following are encoded together in the Synchiropus splendidus isolate RoL2022-P1 chromosome 7, RoL_Sspl_1.0, whole genome shotgun sequence genome:
- the pggt1b gene encoding geranylgeranyl transferase type-1 subunit beta gives MAEEENQFEEYEQIDFLRDRHVRFFQRTLQVLPERYASLETTRLTIIFFALSGLDVLDALDVIDRSVMIEWIYSLQVLPTEDKSNLSRCGFRGSSHIGIPYSTKGPGVLHPYDSGHVAMTYTGLCSLLILGDDLSRVDKQACLAGLRALQLEDGSFYAVPEGSENDIRFIYCAACICYMLDDWSGMNIQKAIDYIHDSLSYDNGFGQGSGRESHGGWTFCAIASLCLMGRLEEALSQRELDRIRRWCIMRQQTGFHGRPNKPVDTCYSFWVGATLELLDVFKYTNFDKNRSFILSTQDRLVGGFAKWPDSHPDPLHAYLGLCGLSLIGEPSLRKVHPALNITQRAFEHLQQVQQTWRDQSGSCSQQH, from the exons ATGGCGGAAGAGGAGAATCAGTTTGAAGAATATGAACAAATAGACTTTTTACGAGATCGACATGTGCGATTCTTCCAGAGGACGCTTCAGGTGTTGCCAGAAAGATATGCATCTTTGGAGACAACCAG GTTGACCATAATATTCTTCGCCCTGTCTGGTCTCGATGTGCTGGATGCGCTGGATGTGATAGACAGAAGCGTCATGATCGAGTGGATCTACTCGCTGCAGGTTCTGCCTACGGAAGACA AGTCCAACCTGAGCCGCTGTGGTTTTCGGGGGTCGTCACATATTGGAATTCCTTACAGCACCAAG GGTCCAGGTGTTCTTCATCCGTACGACAGTGGCCACGTGGCCATGACATACACAGGCTTGTGCTCCCTGTTGATCCTGGGAGACGACCTGAGCCGGGTCGACAAACAAGCCTGCCTGGCTGGCCTCCGAGCTCTGCAGCTTGAGGATGGCAG CTTCTATGCAGTGCCAGAAGGAAGTGAGAATGACATCAGGTTCATCTACTGTGCTGCCTGTATCTGCTACATGCTGGACGACTGGTCAGGCATGAACATCCAGAAAGCGATCGACTACATCCACGACAGTTTG TCGTACGACAATGGCTTCGGTCAGGGATCAGGGCGGGAGTCACATG gtgGCTGGACGTTCTGTGCCATCGCCTCGCTCTGTCTAATGGGTCGGCTGGAGGAAGCTCTGAGTCAGCGGGAGCTGGACCGCATTCGCCgctggtgcatcatgaggcaacAGACGGGCTTTCACGGTCGCCCAAACAAACCTGTAGACACTTGCTACTCCTTCTGGGTGGGAGCAACGTTAGAG CTTTTAGATGTTTTCAAATACACCAACTTTGACAAGAACAGGAGCTTCATCCTGTCCACGCAGGACCGCCTGGTGGGAGGCTTCGCCAAGTGGCCTGACAGTCATCCAG ATCCTCTTCATGCCTACCTGGGTCTGTGTGGTCTGTCTCTGATCGGCGAGCCCAGTCTGAGGAAGGTCCACCCGGCCCTTAACATCACCCAGAGAGCCTTCgagcacctgcagcaggtgCAGCAGACATGGAGGGACCAGAGCGGCAGCTGCAGCCAACAGCACTGA
- the LOC128763063 gene encoding coiled-coil domain-containing protein 112 has product MASLATTDSPARRISAEAQKSRGSSSSSVWRNQEEHRHSRNKAAQFFREAETTRRQIEKLEKERTLSVLCRRNGWADVKEALEDYEKALEEDRNSEKLLLQKQLMKIKTEVKRFRTQLTDVNENPKLLDCLKESMSEAEQSIHGLKEKQCTCFEELLKDEWTYGQEVNAYDKKIETWSLVVNSDVKQLSSPHFKETKPLNRGLPAGVKTLESFLQKTGGACGGWEKFDHEAFLKVWRRHGGQPAYRKEAQLLLPSKTLKEIEEHEAWHQEHVKLQDQKRAAIQQWKVNKETKHLSKVQNHEEARKIDREARSSSHRATEHRKLTTQRMKERKEAKEKIEEKIDEQRDAEQKEKICSVKEEHQRQLEVKLMIEEQKRLMRENNLIWLEERRKNTVRRNEACMSLENVG; this is encoded by the exons ATGGCGTCCCTAGCAACCACCGACTCTCCTGCTCGACGAATCTCG GCTGAAGCCCAGAAGTCCAGAGGATCGTCGTCGTCCTCAGTCTGGAGAAATCAAGAAGAGCACAGACATTCCAGAAACAAAGCTGCTCAGTTCTTCAGGGAGGCTGAAACTACTAGGCGGCA GATTGAAAagttggaaaaagaaagaacctTGTCAGTACTGTGCCGGAGAAACGGCTGGGCAGATGTGAAAGAAGCACTGGAGGACTATGAGAAAGCACTGGAGGAAGACAGAAATTCTGAAA aGTTACTCCTACAAAAACAGCTGATGAAGATCAAAACAGAGGTGAAAAGATTTCGGACGCAGCTGACCGATGTGAATGAAAATCCAAAAT TGTTGGACTGCCTGAAGGAAAGCATGTCCGAGGCCGAGCAGTCCATCCATGGCCTGAAGGAGAAGCAGTGCACCTG CTTTGAAGAGCTTCTGAAGGACGAGTGGACATATGGACAGGAAGTCAACGCTTATGACAAGAAAATTGAAACCTGGAGCCTGGTGGTAAATTCAGACGTAAAACAGCTTTCAAGTCCACATTTTAAG GAAACCAAACCTTTGAACAGAGGCCTTCCTGCTGGGGTGAAAACACTTGAATCCTTTCTTCAGAAAACTGGAGGAGCCTGTGGAGGCTGGGAGAAGTTTGATCATGAAGCATTTCTCAAG GTCTGGAGGAGGCACGGTGGGCAGCCAGCCTACAGAAAGGAAGCCCAACTGCTTCTGCCCAGTAAAACATTGAAGGAAATTGAGGAGCATGAAGCCTGGCACCAGGAGCATGTGAAGCTACAGGACCAAAAGAGAGCG GCCATCCAGCAGTGGAAGGTCAACAAGGAAACGAAACATCTCTCAAAGGTGCAAAACCATGAGGAGGCAAGGAAGATTGATAGAGAGGCCCGGAGCAGCTCACACAG GGCTACGGAGCACAGGAAGTTGACAACACAAAGAATGAAAGAGAGGAAAGAAGCTAAAGAGAAGATAGAAGAGAAAATAGATGAACAAAGAGATGCTGAACAAAAGGAAAAGATATGCTCAGTGAAA gagGAGCACCAGCGTCAACTGGAAGTCAAACTGATGATTGAGGAGCAGAAGAGGCTGATGAGAGAAAACAACTTGATTTGGTTGGAAGAGAGGAGAAAGAATACAGTGAGGAGGAATGAGGCGTGCATGTCTTTGGAAAACGTAGGATAA
- the prf1.5 gene encoding perforin 1.5, with amino-acid sequence MLATVRRSHSVLLMLACSLMVAVQEVVGCRTVSGPECDKAPFIPGYNLAGEGFDVVRMHRTGAYVINVKGHLGENRTCTLCPNRFQRGQLQRLPAAVLDWRSLSRCSKQLSGALHHSVDSLLRSSNSLVNNNWDVGLSLDNIGKAVLRGSRSDLARFARSQHNVHKATFVIQEISCTCYSYRLEDHPELSVEFTKHLKRLPLSLSTSQNRALYRRLIDTYGTHYIHQVHLGGKVRRVTALRSCYATLQGFSESDIKNCLNLELRMSLGFLPANASFSNKCEKMLKANSSTGFYQGFMANKVEVLGGDRYLPDVLHQQDPTEAYHNWMTSLHDNPDVVSYAIFPLHLLVEDPQISSNLREVVTQYIERNKLQDDQIGFKNCSPTPNLDHNCCPLRAGRGTFTLEIQRAANLKADTFTKTDAYVKIFYNNMYEETDTVMDNNNPTWNTTVFFGSIEVGHELRLEVWDRDVLYNDVAGRCRIFPERGTHSLSCQLNKGVLYFAYTIQCDPYLTGFRCGRYSPTAE; translated from the exons ATGTTGGCCACAGTAAGGAGGAGCCACTCGGTCCTGCTGATGTTGGCGTGCTCGCTGATGGTGGCGGTCCAGGAGGTGGTCGGGTGTCGGACAGTCTCCGGGCCCGAGTGTGACAAGGCCCCATTCATCCCGGGCTACAACCTGGCCGGAGAAGGTTTTGACGTGGTGCGGATGCACCGAACAGGAGCCTACGTCATCAACGTCAAAGGTCACCTGGGGGAAAACCGCACTTGTACGCTGTGTCCGAACCGCTTCCAAAGGGGACAG CTGCAGAGGCTGCCGGCTGCCGTCCTGGACTGGAGATCCCTGAGCCGCTGCAGCAAGCAGCTCTCCGGCGCCCTGCACCACTCGGTGGACTCCCTGCTGCGCAGCTCCAACTCGCTGGTCAACAACAACTGGGATGTGGGTTTGAGCTTGGACAACATTGGGAAAGCAGTGCTGCGGGGGAGCCGCTCCGACCTGGCCAGGTTCGCTCGCTCGCAGCACAACGTGCACAAGGCCACCTTCGTCATCCAGGAAATCAGCTGCACGTGCTAcag CTATCGGCTGGAGGACCATCCTGAGCTGAGCGTTGAGTTCACCAAGCATCTCAAGCGACTCCCGCTGAGTCTGAGCACCAGCCAGAATCGAGCTCTGTACCGGCGACTCATCGACACCTATGGGACTCACTACATACACCAG GTCCACCTTGGCGGGAAGGTGCGGCGCGTCACGGCCCTCAGGAGCTGCTATGCCACACTGCAGGGCTTCTCAGAGTCAGACATTAAAAACTGTCTGAACCTGGAGCTCCGGATGTCTCTGGGTTTCCTCCCAGCTAACGCTTCCTTCTccaacaaatgtgaaaaaatgctGAAGGCCAACTCCAGCACTGGCTTCTATCAAGGCTTCATGGCCAACAAGGTGGAGGTGTTGGGAGGAGATCGCTACTTGCCAGATGTCCTTCACCAGCAGGACCCGACTGAGGCCTACCACAACTGGATGACGAGTCTCCATGACAACCCGGATGTGGTTTCCTACGCCATCTTTCCTCTGCATCTCCTGGTGGAGGACCCCCAGATCAGTAGCAACCTGAGAGAAGTTGTCACTCAGTACATAGAGAGGAACAAGCTGCAGGACGACCAGATTGGTTTCAAGAACTGCTCCCCAACACCCAACCTGGACCACAACTGCTGCCCGCTCCGAGCAGGAAGAGGAACCTTCACACTTGAAATCCAGCGCGCCGCCAACCTCAAAGCGGACACCTTCACCAAAACTGACGCCTACGTCAAAATCTTCTACAACAACATGTACGAGGAGACGGACACGGTGATGGACAACAACAATCCCACCTGGAACACCACTGTCTTTTTCGGCTCCATCGAGGTGGGACACGAGCTGAGGCTGGAGGTGTGGGACCGAGATGTGCTGTACAACGACGTAGCGGGTCGATGCCGAATCTTCCCTGAGAGAGGAACTCACTCTCTCAGCTGCCAACTCAACAAAGGAGTCCTCTACTTCGCATACACCATTCAGTGTGATCCATATCTGACGGGATTCAGGTGCGGACGCTACTCTCCCACGGCCGAGTAG